One window of bacterium genomic DNA carries:
- a CDS encoding DUF1854 domain-containing protein codes for MEIKKEYLTPDNIKILKGEFNTINLFLIEDGILYKSVFAVSCFPVTNPYNFISIFYQKETGEIEEIGIIKNISVFPEEEKKLIIETLNKHYFYYEITRILDIKWKFGFLLFKKYKKEGYSNIS; via the coding sequence ATGGAAATTAAAAAAGAATATTTGACCCCGGATAATATTAAAATTTTAAAAGGAGAATTCAATACAATTAATCTTTTTTTAATAGAAGATGGAATTCTTTATAAGAGTGTTTTTGCAGTTTCATGTTTCCCTGTTACCAATCCCTATAATTTCATTTCAATTTTCTATCAGAAAGAAACGGGTGAAATAGAAGAAATAGGAATAATTAAGAATATTTCTGTTTTTCCTGAAGAGGAAAAAAAGTTGATAATAGAAACACTTAATAAACATTATTTTTATTATGAAATAACCAGAATTTTAGATATTAAATGGAAATTTGGATTTCTTCTTTTTAAAAAATATAAAAAAGAGGGATATTCCAATATTTCC
- a CDS encoding ABC transporter ATP-binding protein, giving the protein MEEIKDIKLETEADLDLFGNPAKIRIVATSDKLYIIPEKGFQEKISFDLKRIESFNIRQTVGSAFFQIKIDGYFIDIFRFTNSNRYKFSRFITQVQNLKSGQPVSNDILNQPHPFLCQKCGFPLQTEESTCPNCLKQGAILSRVFSLLSEHIGWIFIIFFLMVIGVALSLIPPRITKILVDEVLTTRKHVDWLPYLVIILVSAEFFRAQINMLVGTISTSVGTLITNNLRKKLFKKLEELSLSYYDINSVGTIMTRFSSDVEAFHGFVTQAGQGFLLNIFMLIGIGIMLFSINWLLALYVMIPIPFVVIGTLIFWRGVYPKYYKVWDSQAKLSTFLNNVLSGIKTVKAFSQEEKEFNRFTFYADKLKDSVRTVNINISVFNPLMAFLFSLGGLIIWYVGGKNVLEGKLTLGELMAFLSYIGMFYSPLTNLTLLSTWFSNFTTASHRIFEVLDTEPQVKEPKRAVKLMKIKGEIEFRNVTFGYDPYQPVIKNVSFKIEPGEIVGIVGRSGSGKTTLVNLLCKFYDVQEGEILIDGKNLKDIPSYELRKHIGLVLQEPFLFRGTISENISYGKPDATFEEIINAAKVANAHEFIMKFPNGYDTLLGERGAGLSGGEKQRITIARAVLCDPPILILDEATSSVDTESEKKIQDALSSLWKGRTTIIIAHRLSTLKESDKIIVIDNGRIAEIGNHNELMEKRGIYYNLIVMQTQLSSIDGALIHGN; this is encoded by the coding sequence ATGGAAGAAATAAAGGATATAAAACTGGAAACAGAAGCAGACCTTGATTTATTCGGCAATCCTGCAAAAATTAGGATTGTTGCTACATCTGATAAACTTTATATAATTCCTGAAAAAGGATTTCAGGAAAAAATTTCTTTTGATTTAAAAAGGATAGAATCTTTTAATATACGACAGACGGTTGGAAGTGCTTTTTTTCAAATTAAAATAGATGGATATTTTATTGACATATTTAGGTTCACAAATTCAAACAGATATAAATTTTCTCGTTTTATAACCCAGGTACAAAATTTAAAATCAGGACAACCTGTTTCCAATGATATATTAAATCAACCCCATCCATTTTTATGTCAGAAATGTGGATTCCCTTTGCAGACGGAAGAGTCCACATGTCCAAATTGTTTAAAACAGGGAGCAATATTATCAAGAGTTTTTTCTTTACTTTCTGAGCATATTGGATGGATTTTTATTATTTTCTTTTTAATGGTTATAGGAGTTGCCTTAAGTTTAATACCTCCAAGAATTACAAAAATTCTTGTAGATGAAGTTTTAACCACCCGAAAACATGTTGACTGGCTTCCATATCTTGTAATTATACTTGTCAGTGCTGAATTTTTCCGTGCCCAGATTAATATGCTTGTAGGAACTATATCCACTTCTGTCGGGACACTGATTACAAATAATTTGAGAAAAAAATTATTCAAAAAACTTGAAGAATTGTCTTTGAGTTACTACGACATAAATTCAGTTGGAACTATAATGACAAGATTTTCTTCTGATGTTGAAGCATTTCATGGTTTTGTAACTCAGGCAGGACAGGGTTTCCTCTTAAATATATTTATGTTAATTGGAATAGGTATTATGCTTTTTTCAATAAACTGGTTACTTGCTTTATATGTTATGATACCTATACCATTTGTAGTGATTGGAACCCTTATATTCTGGCGTGGTGTTTATCCAAAATATTATAAGGTCTGGGATAGTCAGGCAAAACTTTCAACATTTTTGAATAATGTTCTTTCTGGAATAAAAACAGTAAAGGCATTTTCTCAGGAAGAAAAAGAATTTAATAGATTTACTTTCTACGCTGATAAATTAAAGGATTCGGTCAGGACAGTCAATATAAACATTTCTGTTTTCAATCCACTCATGGCTTTTCTCTTCAGTTTAGGTGGTTTGATTATATGGTATGTTGGAGGTAAAAATGTTCTTGAGGGGAAATTAACTCTTGGTGAATTAATGGCTTTTTTGAGTTATATTGGTATGTTTTATTCACCTTTAACAAATCTTACCCTTTTATCAACCTGGTTCAGTAATTTTACAACCGCCAGTCATAGAATTTTTGAAGTTCTTGATACTGAACCACAGGTTAAAGAACCAAAAAGGGCAGTGAAACTTATGAAAATTAAAGGTGAAATTGAATTTAGAAATGTAACTTTTGGTTATGACCCGTATCAACCTGTTATAAAAAATGTGAGTTTTAAAATAGAACCTGGGGAAATAGTCGGAATAGTTGGAAGGAGTGGGAGTGGGAAAACTACTCTTGTTAATTTATTATGTAAATTCTATGATGTTCAAGAAGGAGAAATTTTAATAGATGGAAAAAATCTAAAAGATATACCTTCATATGAATTGAGGAAACATATAGGACTTGTATTACAGGAACCTTTTTTATTTAGAGGAACAATTTCTGAAAATATATCCTATGGAAAGCCAGATGCTACTTTTGAGGAAATTATCAATGCAGCGAAAGTTGCCAATGCTCATGAATTCATTATGAAATTTCCAAACGGTTATGATACTTTACTTGGAGAGAGAGGTGCAGGACTTTCTGGTGGGGAAAAACAGAGAATAACAATTGCAAGGGCAGTCTTATGTGACCCTCCTATTCTGATTCTTGATGAAGCAACATCTTCTGTTGATACAGAATCGGAGAAAAAAATTCAGGATGCTTTATCTTCACTCTGGAAGGGCAGAACTACTATTATTATTGCTCATCGTCTCTCAACTTTAAAAGAATCTGATAAAATTATTGTTATAGATAATGGAAGAATTGCAGAAATTGGAAATCATAATGAATTAATGGAAAAAAGAGGTATATACTATAATCTTATTGTTATGCAGACACAACTTTCAAGTATTGATGGAGCATTGATACATGGAAATTAA
- a CDS encoding SLBB domain-containing protein, with translation MKIEKFYRIIKIDWSHFLKKLVFTFIICFFSFKLNCEVFSGYPELKIFGEDFFENYTPLLKTHQLPLSDDYILGPGDTLIINVWGFFEQEYQKEVETDGSIFISGIGKIYLAGKPLKEVKKIIEDKFYKKYKNIQVSVSGGKIRTINIYILGEVKKPGVYEIFPFLNIIDVIAIAGGPNKNGSLRRIEIIKNDGGKELIDIYPILLKGEKPKVFQFQSGDTVFVHQSENLVGITGGVRRPAIYELKNMELKELIDLSGGFLPVADISHIQIERIDKEKGRVLIDIKEKDILNLSLKNFDVVKVPLLSSQSFYQVSITGAVKTQRVYGWKEGIKISNILKKDDLLPFAETEKAEIIRIENGYRKIISFSPEKLFSGDTNNDLNLLPQDKIVIYSKERPEKKVVITGEVKYPGEYVIESGEKISNIIKRAGNFTSSAYPKGIVFLRESVKKQKEEEIEKLLKEKRETLNSALKTAQNTEEKQVIEKTLIAVEKLAEVKPQGRIIIKMDDFEKFENSVYDISLENGDIIYIPKKPVYVSVVGEVNNPANVLYEPDLTLNDYIQKTGGFTKDADRKSIFIVRVDGSSDRNLEKISEGDTIIIPFEPRGEKLRFIKDIMQIFYQIAVGVGVLIK, from the coding sequence ATGAAAATTGAAAAATTTTACAGGATAATAAAAATTGACTGGTCACATTTTTTGAAAAAATTAGTTTTTACATTTATTATTTGTTTTTTCTCTTTTAAATTAAACTGTGAAGTTTTTTCTGGATATCCTGAATTAAAAATATTTGGAGAGGATTTTTTTGAAAATTACACCCCACTTTTAAAAACCCACCAGTTACCTTTAAGTGATGATTATATTTTAGGACCTGGAGATACACTTATTATCAATGTGTGGGGATTTTTTGAACAGGAGTATCAAAAAGAAGTTGAAACAGATGGAAGTATTTTTATTTCAGGGATTGGTAAAATTTATCTTGCGGGAAAACCACTGAAGGAAGTCAAAAAAATAATTGAGGATAAATTCTATAAAAAATATAAGAATATTCAGGTCTCTGTTTCGGGAGGGAAAATTAGAACAATTAATATTTATATTCTTGGAGAAGTTAAAAAACCAGGAGTTTATGAAATTTTTCCTTTTTTAAACATAATAGATGTAATTGCCATAGCAGGTGGTCCAAATAAAAATGGTAGTTTAAGAAGAATTGAAATAATTAAAAATGATGGAGGAAAAGAACTTATTGACATCTATCCAATTCTTCTTAAAGGTGAAAAACCAAAAGTTTTTCAATTCCAGAGCGGAGACACTGTTTTTGTTCATCAATCAGAAAATCTTGTCGGAATTACAGGTGGAGTACGAAGACCTGCAATATATGAATTGAAAAATATGGAATTAAAAGAATTGATTGATTTATCAGGTGGTTTTTTACCGGTTGCAGATATTTCTCATATTCAAATTGAAAGAATTGATAAAGAAAAAGGGAGAGTGTTAATTGATATAAAGGAGAAAGATATCTTAAATCTCTCTTTAAAAAATTTTGATGTAGTAAAAGTTCCATTATTAAGTTCTCAATCTTTTTATCAGGTTTCAATAACAGGTGCTGTAAAAACACAGAGAGTTTATGGATGGAAAGAAGGGATTAAAATAAGTAATATTTTAAAAAAAGATGATTTATTACCATTTGCTGAAACAGAAAAAGCAGAAATTATAAGAATTGAAAATGGATATAGAAAAATTATTTCTTTTTCTCCTGAAAAACTTTTTTCAGGAGATACAAATAATGATTTAAATCTTTTACCTCAGGATAAAATTGTAATTTATTCAAAAGAAAGACCTGAAAAAAAAGTTGTAATTACCGGAGAAGTAAAGTACCCTGGAGAATATGTAATTGAAAGTGGAGAAAAAATAAGCAACATTATAAAAAGAGCAGGTAATTTTACTTCTTCTGCTTATCCAAAAGGAATTGTATTTTTAAGGGAATCGGTGAAAAAACAAAAAGAAGAAGAAATAGAAAAACTATTAAAAGAAAAAAGAGAAACATTGAATTCTGCATTAAAAACTGCTCAAAACACAGAAGAAAAACAGGTAATTGAAAAAACTTTAATAGCGGTTGAAAAACTTGCAGAAGTTAAACCACAGGGAAGAATAATCATAAAAATGGATGATTTTGAAAAATTTGAAAATAGTGTTTATGATATTTCTCTTGAAAACGGAGATATTATTTATATACCCAAAAAACCTGTATATGTTTCAGTAGTTGGAGAAGTCAATAATCCAGCAAATGTATTGTATGAACCTGATTTAACTCTGAATGATTATATTCAAAAGACAGGTGGCTTTACAAAAGATGCTGATAGAAAAAGTATTTTTATTGTTAGAGTTGACGGTTCAAGTGATAGAAATTTAGAAAAAATCAGTGAAGGAGACACCATTATTATTCCTTTTGAACCAAGAGGAGAGAAATTAAGATTCATTAAAGATATAATGCAAATTTTCTATCAAATAGCGGTTGGAGTAGGAGTGTTAATAAAATGA